A single genomic interval of Alcaligenes sp. SDU_A2 harbors:
- a CDS encoding putative transporter small subunit, with translation MWLTLYILIWPAMSAAVLLLLLVTLRRDLKAARQSGKAML, from the coding sequence ATGTGGTTGACACTGTACATCCTAATCTGGCCAGCCATGTCGGCGGCGGTATTGCTGCTGTTGCTGGTGACTTTGCGGCGCGATTTAAAAGCGGCACGCCAGAGCGGCAAAGCCATGCTCTAG
- a CDS encoding sodium:solute symporter family protein produces the protein MQETEFFQLSGTTALLLLIGFYGATFLMSLLIGQKKENVDGYMVSNSAVGFGLSAASMIATWIWAASFYASATSGYKYGLSGPLHYGFWGALMILFIYPFGRRFRALAPQAHTLAEVVHARHGASSQMIMAVSNIVGSCISLMVNFTAAGALVSVLSPLSFIQGVLIAGLGVLSYTLWSGFRASVMTDFAQLVAMVLSAVVIIPLIFYNAGGTEMLQANMWRLDAEQADFYSTKAILEQGAPYFVAVLAYAIGNQTIAQRLFAVREDLIKPTFLTATIGYGAVVIGLGMLGLLALFTGLQPVDGNMNNIIPQMASTYLPPFGIALFFILVVGSLSSTADSDLSALSAIMMTDIYAKNLARGRPNPQRMLWWGRATMIVATMLGVIFASLRLDILVMLVFVGALWGAIVFPVIVSFYWDRVSNSAFTWSVLSAVILFSIVRFELLPIQGAVAVFYEISAAVGGGVVAGLMAFAFFRSNIAIAFGTVIALILLPNFVGALREYIVLTASLTAYGVSAVVCTVLSLRSQERFDFSVLADRVTSFHYEEARLQGKKPAGQAGKPAAARA, from the coding sequence ATGCAAGAGACGGAATTTTTCCAACTCTCGGGGACAACAGCCTTGCTGCTGCTGATCGGTTTCTACGGCGCTACCTTCTTGATGTCGCTGCTGATCGGGCAAAAAAAAGAGAATGTCGACGGTTATATGGTGTCTAACAGTGCTGTGGGCTTTGGCCTGTCGGCCGCCAGCATGATTGCCACCTGGATCTGGGCGGCCTCGTTTTATGCCAGCGCCACCTCCGGTTACAAATACGGCCTGTCCGGGCCTTTGCACTATGGCTTTTGGGGGGCCTTGATGATTTTGTTCATTTACCCCTTTGGCCGGCGTTTTCGGGCGCTGGCACCGCAGGCTCACACACTGGCCGAAGTGGTGCATGCGCGTCACGGTGCGTCCAGCCAGATGATCATGGCGGTCTCTAACATTGTGGGCAGTTGCATCAGCCTGATGGTCAATTTCACGGCAGCCGGGGCGCTGGTATCTGTATTGAGCCCGCTCTCGTTCATACAAGGCGTCTTGATTGCCGGGCTGGGCGTGCTGTCGTACACACTCTGGTCGGGTTTTCGTGCTTCGGTCATGACGGACTTTGCCCAGTTGGTGGCGATGGTGCTGTCGGCCGTGGTCATTATTCCGCTGATTTTTTATAACGCAGGCGGTACCGAGATGTTGCAGGCCAATATGTGGCGTCTGGATGCCGAACAAGCCGATTTCTACTCCACCAAGGCCATTCTGGAGCAGGGAGCACCATACTTTGTGGCCGTACTGGCTTACGCCATCGGTAACCAGACGATTGCTCAGCGCCTGTTTGCCGTGCGGGAAGATCTGATCAAGCCCACTTTTCTGACCGCTACGATCGGCTATGGCGCAGTGGTGATCGGCCTGGGCATGCTGGGCCTGTTGGCCCTGTTTACCGGCTTGCAGCCGGTGGACGGCAATATGAATAACATCATTCCGCAAATGGCCTCGACCTACCTGCCGCCGTTCGGCATCGCGCTGTTCTTCATTCTGGTGGTAGGGTCGCTATCCTCGACGGCGGACTCGGATCTGTCTGCCCTGTCTGCCATCATGATGACGGACATTTACGCCAAGAACCTGGCGCGCGGCCGTCCCAACCCGCAGCGCATGCTGTGGTGGGGCCGTGCCACCATGATCGTGGCCACCATGCTGGGCGTGATCTTTGCCAGCCTGCGTCTGGATATCCTGGTCATGCTGGTGTTTGTGGGGGCCTTGTGGGGGGCCATCGTGTTTCCTGTCATTGTCAGTTTTTATTGGGATCGCGTCTCCAACAGCGCCTTTACCTGGTCGGTGCTCAGTGCCGTCATTTTGTTTTCGATCGTGCGCTTTGAGCTGCTCCCCATCCAGGGGGCCGTGGCCGTGTTCTACGAGATCAGCGCGGCCGTCGGCGGCGGCGTGGTGGCGGGGTTGATGGCCTTTGCGTTCTTTCGAAGCAATATCGCCATTGCTTTTGGCACTGTCATTGCTTTGATTTTGCTGCCCAATTTTGTTGGCGCTTTGCGGGAATACATTGTGTTGACGGCATCGTTGACAGCGTATGGCGTCAGTGCCGTGGTGTGTACGGTATTGAGCCTGCGCAGTCAGGAGCGTTTCGATTTTTCTGTACTGGCCGACCGGGTCACGTCGTTTCACTACGAAGAAGCCCGTTTACAGGGTAAAAAGCCTGCCGGACAGGCAGGCAAACCAGCAGCGGCGCGTGCTTGA